In a single window of the Polycladomyces zharkentensis genome:
- a CDS encoding acyl-CoA dehydrogenase — MHLQFTSEQNMLRQMVRDFAQTEILPMVQEMDEQDTFPRRIVDKMAELGLMGIPIPEEWGGAGADFISYILALEEISKVSATVGVILAVHTSVGTMPILRYGNEEQKKTFVTRMARGEYLGAFALTEPSAGSDAARIRMTARRVGDKYVLNGSKVFITNAGEADVYVTFALTDPDKGTEGMSAFIVEKDTPGFSVGKKEKKMGLNGSNTCELIFDNAEVPASNLLGKEGQGYEIALSNLAGGRIGIGAQALGIATAAYEHALAYAKERVQFGQPIAKLQAIQFKLADMATAIEAARLLIYRAAYLRQQGHHCKREASMAKLFATDTAMKVTTEAIQVFGGYGYTREYPVERLFRDAKVTQIYEGTNEIQRLVIASTLLGD; from the coding sequence ATGCATCTCCAGTTCACATCCGAACAAAACATGTTGCGCCAGATGGTACGGGATTTTGCCCAAACCGAAATCCTGCCCATGGTTCAGGAAATGGATGAACAAGACACGTTCCCTCGCAGGATTGTGGACAAAATGGCGGAACTGGGGCTGATGGGGATTCCGATTCCGGAAGAGTGGGGCGGTGCCGGCGCTGATTTCATCTCCTACATTTTGGCTTTGGAGGAGATTTCCAAAGTAAGCGCAACAGTCGGTGTCATCCTGGCCGTGCACACCTCGGTGGGAACAATGCCGATTCTGCGCTACGGCAACGAAGAGCAAAAGAAAACCTTCGTAACGCGAATGGCACGTGGCGAGTACCTGGGGGCGTTTGCGTTGACGGAGCCTTCGGCCGGTTCCGATGCCGCCCGGATACGCATGACGGCACGCCGGGTGGGTGACAAGTATGTGCTGAACGGCAGTAAGGTGTTCATCACCAACGCCGGTGAGGCGGATGTGTACGTGACATTTGCCCTGACCGACCCGGACAAGGGAACCGAAGGGATGTCCGCGTTTATCGTGGAGAAGGACACCCCCGGATTTTCCGTTGGCAAGAAAGAAAAAAAGATGGGATTGAACGGCTCCAATACGTGCGAGCTGATCTTTGACAATGCGGAAGTCCCCGCATCCAACCTGCTCGGGAAGGAAGGACAGGGGTATGAAATCGCGCTGTCCAACCTGGCGGGCGGACGGATCGGGATCGGGGCACAGGCATTGGGCATCGCCACAGCGGCCTATGAGCACGCGCTGGCGTACGCCAAGGAACGGGTGCAGTTCGGACAGCCGATCGCCAAACTGCAAGCGATTCAGTTCAAGTTGGCGGATATGGCCACCGCCATTGAGGCGGCCCGATTGTTGATTTACCGGGCGGCTTACCTGCGTCAACAGGGACATCATTGCAAACGGGAAGCGTCGATGGCGAAACTGTTTGCGACCGATACGGCCATGAAAGTCACGACGGAAGCGATCCAGGTGTTCGGCGGGTACGGGTACACCCGGGAGTATCCGGTGGAGCGGTTGTTCCGGGATGCCAAAGTGACGCAGATCTATGAAGGCACCAACGAGATTCAACGCCTCGTTATCGCATCGACGTTGCTGGGGGACTAA
- a CDS encoding (Fe-S)-binding protein, with protein MSVLQIVNLVAFLAVAGYAVYLFGRVVYSRYTYVKLGKPVDWQADLSTRLNEVWVNVFGQKKLLKDKKSGIMHVVMFYGFIVIQFGAIDLFIKGLAPGYHLPVPAYPVFTLIQEITVFAVLLATGYAFYRRFIEKLPRLKRGWKAGLVIWFLSGLMLSILFSAAFEHVWRPDHLPAWSTPISSLIAAPFGSLSPQAGEVLFYVFWWIHALILFSFLVYVPQSKHFHLLVAPINVFLKRQDPPAKLKPIDFEDESAESYGVGKIEDFNQKQLIDLYACVECGRCTNMCPAAGTGKLLSPMDLIVKMRDHLTAKGAAITSRAPWMPSFAFSGANQAVMEAAAGQETYPVNLIGDVITEEELWACTTCRNCEDACPVANEHVDKIIDMRRYLVLTEGKMNAEITRTFQNIERQGNPWGLSKKERDRWKEGLDVPVPTVKEEKEFEYLLFVGSMGSYDNRSQKITQAVAKLLHHAGVKFAILGNKEKNSGDTARRLGNEFLFQQLATENIALFEKHNVKKIVTIDPHAYNTFKNEYPDFGLEAEVYHHTQVLADLIRQGRLKPTKEVKERVTYHDSCYLGRYNGEYSAPRFILQSIPGIELVEMERNRENGMCCGAGGGMMWMEETAGVRVNVARTEQALAVNPSVIGSACPYCLTMMSDGTKAKEVEDRVKTMDVAELLALSVEFDSEQPPVAEGVQ; from the coding sequence GTGTCCGTTCTGCAAATCGTGAATTTGGTTGCCTTTCTCGCTGTCGCCGGTTATGCCGTCTACCTGTTCGGCCGGGTGGTGTACAGTCGTTACACCTATGTCAAACTGGGAAAACCGGTCGATTGGCAAGCGGATCTTAGCACCCGTCTGAATGAGGTGTGGGTGAACGTTTTCGGACAGAAGAAACTGCTCAAAGACAAAAAGAGCGGCATCATGCATGTCGTGATGTTTTACGGCTTCATCGTCATACAGTTCGGTGCCATTGATCTGTTTATCAAGGGATTGGCGCCGGGGTATCATTTGCCCGTACCGGCTTATCCGGTGTTTACGCTGATTCAGGAAATCACGGTATTCGCCGTGTTGTTGGCGACCGGTTACGCCTTTTACCGCCGTTTTATCGAGAAACTGCCGCGACTGAAGCGGGGGTGGAAGGCGGGACTCGTTATCTGGTTCCTGAGTGGTTTGATGCTTTCCATTCTGTTTTCGGCTGCGTTTGAACACGTGTGGCGTCCCGATCATTTGCCCGCTTGGTCGACGCCGATTTCCAGTCTGATCGCCGCACCGTTCGGTTCGTTGTCGCCGCAGGCGGGAGAAGTGTTGTTTTATGTGTTCTGGTGGATTCACGCGCTGATCCTGTTCTCGTTTTTGGTGTACGTTCCGCAGTCCAAGCATTTTCATTTGCTGGTGGCTCCGATCAACGTCTTTCTGAAGCGGCAGGACCCGCCGGCCAAACTGAAACCGATCGATTTTGAAGACGAGTCGGCAGAATCTTACGGAGTCGGAAAAATTGAGGATTTTAACCAAAAACAGCTGATCGATTTATACGCGTGTGTCGAATGCGGTCGTTGCACCAATATGTGTCCGGCCGCCGGAACGGGCAAACTGCTCTCTCCGATGGACTTGATCGTGAAGATGCGTGATCATTTGACTGCCAAAGGGGCGGCGATCACATCGCGGGCCCCGTGGATGCCGTCTTTTGCATTCAGCGGTGCCAACCAAGCGGTGATGGAGGCGGCGGCCGGTCAGGAAACGTATCCGGTCAACCTCATCGGCGATGTCATCACCGAAGAGGAACTGTGGGCCTGTACCACTTGCCGCAACTGTGAGGACGCTTGCCCGGTTGCCAACGAACATGTGGACAAAATTATCGACATGCGCCGGTATCTCGTATTGACCGAGGGAAAAATGAACGCCGAAATCACCCGGACGTTCCAAAATATCGAGCGGCAGGGCAACCCCTGGGGACTCAGCAAGAAAGAGCGGGACCGTTGGAAAGAGGGACTGGATGTGCCCGTACCGACGGTAAAAGAGGAAAAGGAATTTGAATACCTGCTGTTCGTCGGTTCGATGGGCTCCTACGACAACCGGAGTCAGAAAATTACGCAGGCGGTGGCCAAGCTCCTGCACCATGCCGGCGTGAAATTTGCCATTTTGGGGAACAAGGAGAAAAACTCCGGTGACACCGCCCGACGCCTGGGAAATGAATTTTTGTTCCAGCAACTGGCGACGGAGAACATCGCGTTGTTTGAAAAGCATAACGTGAAGAAGATTGTGACGATCGACCCGCATGCTTATAACACATTTAAAAATGAATATCCGGATTTCGGTCTGGAAGCGGAGGTATACCACCATACGCAAGTACTGGCCGACCTGATCCGCCAGGGCCGACTGAAGCCGACCAAGGAAGTGAAGGAACGGGTCACCTATCACGACTCGTGTTACCTGGGGCGTTACAATGGCGAATACTCCGCTCCCCGCTTCATTTTGCAATCAATTCCCGGGATCGAGCTGGTGGAGATGGAGCGTAACCGGGAAAACGGGATGTGTTGCGGTGCCGGCGGGGGCATGATGTGGATGGAAGAAACGGCCGGCGTCCGTGTCAACGTCGCGCGGACCGAGCAGGCACTGGCCGTCAATCCGAGCGTGATCGGCAGTGCGTGTCCGTATTGCCTGACGATGATGAGCGACGGCACCAAAGCCAAAGAAGTCGAAGATCGGGTGAAAACGATGGACGTGGCCGAACTGCTCGCCTTGTCTGTCGAGTTTGATTCCGAACAGCCGCCTGTGGCTGAGGGTGTGCAGTGA
- a CDS encoding 3-hydroxybutyryl-CoA dehydrogenase, whose translation MNIQRISVIGAGQMGSGIAQVAAQSGLHVTLVDVDEARVNKGLQTIEKNLGRQVEKGRLTEAQKEEILGRLRPMTDLAAAVVEVDMVIEAVVENKQVKTDLFRQLDEHAPADAILATNTSSLPITEIAAATKRPEKVIGMHFMNPVPVMKLVEVIRGLATSDETFRAVDSLARHMGKTPVEVQDFPGFVSNRVLMPMINEAIYAVYEGVATPEAIDEVMRLGMNHPMGPLTLADFIGLDTCLYIMETLYEGFGDSKYRPCPLLKKYVSAGWLGRKTGRGFYVYE comes from the coding sequence ATGAATATCCAACGCATCAGCGTGATTGGCGCCGGTCAGATGGGCAGTGGCATCGCCCAGGTGGCGGCGCAATCCGGCCTTCATGTAACGTTGGTGGACGTCGATGAAGCGCGGGTGAACAAGGGACTGCAGACGATTGAGAAAAACCTGGGGCGTCAAGTGGAAAAAGGGCGGCTCACCGAAGCGCAAAAGGAGGAGATCCTGGGGCGCTTACGCCCGATGACCGATTTGGCCGCAGCCGTGGTCGAAGTGGACATGGTCATCGAGGCGGTAGTGGAAAACAAGCAAGTGAAGACGGATCTTTTCCGTCAGCTGGATGAACATGCTCCGGCGGACGCGATTTTGGCGACGAACACCTCGTCGCTGCCGATCACGGAAATTGCGGCGGCCACCAAGCGACCGGAGAAAGTGATCGGGATGCATTTTATGAACCCGGTGCCGGTGATGAAGTTGGTCGAGGTGATCCGCGGTCTGGCCACCTCGGACGAAACATTTCGCGCCGTCGACAGTTTGGCCCGCCACATGGGGAAAACGCCGGTCGAAGTGCAAGACTTCCCCGGTTTCGTTTCCAACCGGGTACTCATGCCGATGATCAATGAAGCCATCTATGCGGTGTATGAAGGAGTAGCCACACCGGAAGCGATCGATGAAGTGATGAGACTGGGCATGAACCATCCGATGGGTCCGCTCACCTTGGCCGACTTCATCGGATTGGACACGTGCCTGTACATCATGGAGACGCTGTATGAGGGGTTCGGTGACAGCAAGTATCGCCCGTGCCCTTTGCTCAAAAAATACGTGTCGGCCGGTTGGCTGGGGCGCAAGACGGGACGCGGGTTTTACGTTTACGAATGA
- a CDS encoding acyl-CoA dehydrogenase, translated as MDFQLSEEHVMMQKMVREFALKEVAPTAAERDEQERFDRTIFDKMAELGLTGIPWPEEVGGVGADFLSYVIAVEELSRVCASTGVTLSAHISLASWPIFAFGTDEQKERFLRPLAEGKKIGAYGLTEPGSGSDAAGMKTTAVRDGDEYVLNGSKIFITNGGEAEIYVVFAVTDPAKKHHGISAFIVEKGTPGFSFGKKEKKLGIRSSPTLEILFDNCRIPVENRLGEEGEGFKIAMKTLDGGRNGIAAQAVGIAQGALDAALAYAKERVQFGQPIAKLQAIQFKLADMATKIEAARLLTYQAAWLESQGLPYGKASAMAKMFAADVAMEVTTEAVQVFGGYGYTREYPVERMMRDAKITQIYEGTNEIQRVVIANHLLKS; from the coding sequence TTGGATTTTCAACTGAGCGAAGAGCATGTGATGATGCAGAAGATGGTGCGGGAGTTTGCATTGAAGGAAGTGGCGCCGACGGCGGCCGAGCGGGACGAACAAGAGAGATTTGACCGTACCATTTTCGACAAGATGGCCGAGCTGGGTTTGACGGGAATCCCGTGGCCGGAGGAAGTGGGCGGGGTCGGGGCCGATTTCCTCAGCTACGTGATCGCCGTGGAGGAGCTGTCGCGCGTGTGCGCTTCCACCGGTGTCACGCTGTCCGCCCACATTTCGCTGGCCAGCTGGCCCATCTTTGCATTCGGCACAGATGAGCAGAAAGAACGGTTTTTGCGTCCGCTGGCGGAAGGAAAGAAAATCGGCGCGTACGGTCTGACTGAACCCGGTTCCGGATCGGACGCCGCGGGGATGAAGACGACCGCGGTGCGCGACGGGGACGAATATGTGTTGAATGGGAGCAAGATTTTCATTACCAACGGCGGGGAAGCCGAAATCTACGTCGTGTTTGCGGTGACCGATCCTGCCAAGAAGCACCATGGCATCTCGGCCTTTATCGTGGAAAAGGGAACACCGGGGTTTTCCTTCGGCAAAAAAGAAAAAAAATTGGGCATTCGGTCCTCTCCCACGCTGGAGATTCTCTTTGACAACTGCCGGATTCCGGTGGAAAACCGGCTGGGAGAAGAAGGCGAAGGCTTCAAAATCGCCATGAAAACGTTGGACGGCGGGCGCAACGGCATCGCCGCCCAAGCGGTCGGAATCGCCCAGGGAGCGTTGGATGCCGCGCTGGCGTATGCCAAGGAACGGGTGCAATTCGGTCAGCCGATCGCCAAACTTCAGGCGATTCAATTCAAGTTGGCGGATATGGCCACCAAAATCGAGGCGGCGCGTCTGCTCACCTATCAGGCGGCATGGTTGGAGTCCCAAGGGCTTCCGTACGGAAAGGCATCGGCGATGGCCAAGATGTTTGCCGCAGATGTGGCGATGGAAGTGACCACCGAGGCGGTTCAGGTGTTCGGCGGATACGGATATACGCGGGAGTATCCGGTGGAACGCATGATGCGCGATGCGAAGATCACGCAAATCTACGAGGGCACCAATGAAATTCAACGAGTGGTCATCGCCAATCACCTGCTGAAATCCTAA
- a CDS encoding DivIVA domain-containing protein codes for MERLTPKDIFNKEFPRERKGYSRQAVDEFLDLVIQNYEEVLEENERLKLELERAKAQAVSREVIDDILRRLERLERMV; via the coding sequence ATGGAACGTTTAACGCCCAAAGATATTTTCAATAAGGAGTTCCCGCGCGAGCGGAAGGGATATTCCCGGCAAGCGGTGGATGAGTTTTTGGACTTGGTGATCCAAAACTATGAGGAAGTGTTGGAGGAAAACGAGCGTTTGAAGTTGGAGTTGGAGAGAGCCAAAGCGCAAGCGGTCAGTCGTGAAGTGATCGACGACATTTTGCGCCGGTTGGAACGCTTGGAGCGGATGGTGTAG
- a CDS encoding VanW family protein, whose amino-acid sequence MEKYYRILGVRQDATIEEIKKAYRQQVRRYHPDVNSSRDAARKLLEVQKAYEELVRQAPTALAVVEDNATELAVRRALRAYKRKQKKRMGIMLVALLLLALVGVYGFSYLFQPSELILTHGGKTWELDLKSVGYDGENPDTINRRQLGLWLRLVKKEVDQPAVDARMKRLGDPIQPSRSGMVMDTAVIENEWVSRIPKIVNRPQEIPMIPQAPRVTEEQLQMVDQQRIGKYTTYFNPDNQSRAKNIRLSSRAINGVVLNPGDVFSFNQTVGQRTEERGYEPVTKIVQGEFSEGVGGGVSQTSSTLFNCVDNAGLEVLSRFSYSKTPTYVPVGRDATVAWNEPDFRFRNNLNAPVVIRTKLKTDALTVEIYSTPDVKVDRNPVKPASKSLPPEQSVTPDQPSDHIVLPPDYNRPDSHHSPESGSGTGGGAVDNGHSDSAGGSDGQTGDSSGADATAGGTGGETGGDSGGTTGSAGETDTGSMGSSTGDTGQPTGGTDGSTGTDPGSTGSEGTDTGTSGTDGTTGGTGDPGSSGSTGTDDSTGSGGTTPPNGGTGGM is encoded by the coding sequence ATGGAGAAATATTACCGTATTCTCGGGGTTCGCCAGGACGCCACGATCGAAGAGATCAAAAAAGCGTACCGCCAGCAAGTGCGGAGGTATCATCCCGATGTGAACTCTTCGCGTGATGCGGCCAGAAAGCTCTTGGAAGTCCAGAAGGCTTACGAGGAGTTGGTGCGTCAAGCACCGACCGCTCTGGCGGTGGTGGAGGACAACGCAACGGAACTTGCCGTAAGGCGGGCACTCCGTGCCTACAAACGAAAACAAAAGAAGAGGATGGGCATCATGTTGGTGGCATTGCTCCTCCTCGCACTGGTCGGTGTTTACGGATTCAGTTATTTGTTTCAACCTTCGGAACTGATTTTGACGCATGGTGGGAAAACTTGGGAACTGGATCTGAAAAGTGTCGGTTATGACGGAGAAAATCCGGATACCATCAACCGGCGACAATTGGGTCTATGGTTAAGATTGGTAAAGAAAGAAGTGGATCAGCCAGCCGTCGATGCCAGGATGAAACGGCTCGGTGATCCGATTCAACCCTCCCGTTCCGGTATGGTGATGGATACCGCCGTGATTGAGAATGAGTGGGTTTCCCGCATACCCAAAATCGTCAACCGTCCGCAAGAGATCCCCATGATTCCCCAAGCTCCCAGGGTGACGGAAGAACAATTGCAAATGGTGGACCAACAACGGATCGGCAAGTATACGACATACTTCAATCCGGACAACCAAAGTCGAGCGAAGAACATCCGATTGTCCAGCCGCGCCATCAATGGTGTGGTACTGAATCCGGGAGATGTATTTTCGTTCAACCAAACCGTCGGTCAACGGACGGAAGAACGGGGATACGAACCGGTGACGAAAATCGTGCAGGGCGAATTCAGTGAGGGAGTGGGGGGCGGCGTTTCCCAAACGTCATCCACTTTGTTTAACTGCGTGGACAACGCGGGATTGGAGGTCTTATCTCGTTTTTCATACAGTAAAACCCCCACTTATGTTCCAGTGGGCAGAGATGCCACGGTGGCCTGGAACGAACCTGATTTTCGCTTCAGAAACAATCTGAACGCCCCGGTCGTCATTCGAACAAAGCTCAAGACAGATGCGCTGACTGTGGAAATCTACTCGACGCCGGATGTGAAGGTGGATCGCAACCCGGTAAAACCGGCTTCCAAAAGCTTGCCGCCCGAACAATCGGTCACACCGGACCAACCGTCGGACCACATCGTCTTGCCGCCGGATTACAATCGTCCGGATTCGCATCATTCCCCGGAATCCGGTTCGGGAACCGGTGGTGGTGCGGTTGACAACGGTCATTCCGATTCTGCCGGCGGATCGGACGGGCAAACCGGTGATTCGTCCGGGGCCGACGCCACAGCCGGAGGCACCGGCGGTGAGACGGGAGGCGATTCCGGTGGCACGACAGGGAGCGCCGGCGAAACGGATACGGGAAGCATGGGCAGCAGTACTGGAGATACTGGTCAGCCCACCGGCGGTACAGACGGCAGTACCGGCACCGATCCCGGTAGTACGGGCAGTGAAGGTACCGACACCGGTACCTCTGGAACAGACGGAACGACTGGCGGTACCGGCGATCCGGGCAGTTCGGGATCGACGGGGACGGACGACAGCACAGGGTCTGGGGGGACGACTCCACCGAATGGGGGAACGGGCGGTATGTAA
- a CDS encoding flavodoxin family protein — translation MSILVLYGSQREESNAKKLTQAVLEGIPHHAIDLRDCTILPINDHRHTPGGFLPVDDDYDTVIQEVLRHDILIFSLPIYWYGIPGRMKNFVDRWSVSLRDSRFDFKEIMRRKTAYVIAVGGDNPRVKGLPLIQQFQYIFDFVGMTFGGYIIGQANRPGEIEKDLRALAEAEQLNRILGQTGEA, via the coding sequence TTGAGCATTCTGGTCTTGTACGGCAGTCAACGCGAGGAGAGCAACGCCAAAAAGCTGACCCAAGCGGTACTGGAGGGGATTCCCCATCATGCGATCGATCTCAGGGATTGCACCATCCTTCCCATCAATGATCACCGTCATACACCGGGCGGATTTTTGCCTGTAGACGACGATTACGATACCGTCATCCAAGAGGTGTTGCGACACGATATCCTGATTTTCAGCTTGCCGATCTATTGGTACGGCATTCCGGGGCGGATGAAAAATTTTGTCGACCGGTGGTCGGTCAGCTTACGGGATTCCCGTTTTGATTTCAAGGAAATCATGCGGCGCAAAACCGCCTACGTCATTGCCGTCGGCGGTGATAATCCCCGCGTCAAAGGGTTGCCACTGATTCAACAATTCCAGTACATCTTCGATTTCGTGGGTATGACATTCGGCGGCTACATCATCGGCCAAGCAAACCGACCGGGGGAAATCGAAAAGGATTTGAGAGCGTTGGCCGAAGCTGAACAGCTGAACCGGATCTTGGGACAAACCGGTGAGGCATAA
- a CDS encoding acetyl-CoA C-acetyltransferase encodes MTETVVLGGARTPFGKFGGALQAIPAVELGGIAIRGALERAGIPGEAVEEVIMGMVLQGGAGQIPSRQAARHAGLPWSVQTETINKVCASGLRSATLADQVIRSGGAQVIVAGGMESMSNAPYIVPSGRWGQRMGDGKLVDLMIHDGLWCAFDDVHMIVHGSNVAAEYGVSRGDQDRWALRSHERAIAAIESGKMAEEIVPVTVKTKKRELLVDTDESPRRDTSLDKLAALPPVYLKDGTITAGNAPGVNDGAAALVLSSADKARELGAEPLAKIVGHAAVAMEARYFPITPAHAIQKLLKQHDLKLDDIHLFEVNEAFAAVVLSNGKILGWDEEKVNVNGGAVALGHPIGASGARILLTLIHELRRRGGGWGIAAICSGAAQGDAVLVKVD; translated from the coding sequence GTGACGGAAACCGTGGTGTTGGGCGGTGCCCGCACACCGTTCGGGAAATTCGGCGGTGCTTTGCAGGCGATTCCCGCCGTCGAGCTGGGTGGCATCGCGATTCGGGGAGCACTGGAACGTGCCGGGATTCCGGGTGAAGCGGTGGAGGAAGTGATCATGGGTATGGTGCTGCAGGGCGGAGCGGGCCAAATTCCCTCCCGGCAGGCGGCGCGCCATGCGGGGTTGCCTTGGAGCGTGCAGACGGAAACGATCAACAAGGTGTGCGCATCGGGACTGCGCAGTGCGACATTGGCGGATCAGGTGATCCGGTCCGGTGGGGCGCAAGTGATTGTGGCCGGTGGCATGGAGAGCATGAGCAACGCTCCCTACATTGTGCCGTCGGGGCGCTGGGGACAGCGCATGGGCGACGGGAAGCTGGTGGATCTGATGATTCATGACGGTTTGTGGTGTGCGTTTGACGATGTTCACATGATTGTTCACGGAAGCAACGTGGCGGCGGAGTACGGGGTATCGCGCGGGGACCAGGATCGGTGGGCTTTGCGCAGTCACGAGCGGGCGATCGCAGCGATCGAGTCGGGCAAAATGGCGGAAGAGATTGTCCCCGTCACGGTAAAGACAAAGAAACGCGAGCTGTTGGTAGACACGGATGAATCCCCCCGGCGGGACACTTCCCTGGACAAACTGGCAGCGCTTCCACCGGTTTATTTGAAAGACGGCACGATCACCGCGGGGAATGCTCCCGGTGTGAATGACGGCGCGGCGGCGCTGGTTCTGTCCTCTGCGGACAAGGCGCGGGAGCTGGGGGCTGAGCCGTTGGCCAAGATCGTCGGTCATGCGGCAGTGGCGATGGAAGCGCGGTATTTCCCCATCACCCCGGCCCATGCGATTCAAAAGCTGCTGAAGCAGCATGATCTGAAGCTGGACGACATTCACCTGTTTGAAGTGAACGAAGCGTTTGCTGCCGTTGTATTGTCCAACGGAAAAATCCTGGGTTGGGATGAAGAAAAGGTGAACGTCAACGGCGGAGCCGTTGCGCTGGGTCACCCGATCGGCGCCAGCGGTGCGCGAATCCTGCTCACGCTGATTCACGAATTGCGTCGGCGCGGCGGAGGATGGGGGATCGCGGCCATTTGCAGCGGTGCGGCGCAAGGAGATGCCGTATTGGTCAAGGTGGATTGA
- a CDS encoding glutathione peroxidase — MSVHDYSAVTIHGEEKSLSEYRGKVLLIVNTASKCGFTPQYKELQMLYEQYRDKGLEILGFPCNQFGNQEPGSHEEIASFCQLNYGVSFPMFAKVDVKGPNAHPLFRYLTEQAPGFWNKEIKWNFTKFLVDRDGKVFKRYAPTTPPRNIEKDIEKLL, encoded by the coding sequence ATGAGCGTCCATGATTATTCCGCCGTCACCATCCATGGTGAAGAGAAATCCTTGTCCGAATACCGCGGCAAGGTGTTGCTGATCGTCAACACCGCCAGCAAATGCGGATTTACCCCGCAGTACAAAGAACTGCAGATGTTGTACGAGCAATATCGCGACAAAGGCTTGGAAATCCTCGGTTTTCCCTGCAATCAATTTGGCAACCAGGAACCGGGTTCCCATGAAGAGATCGCTTCGTTTTGTCAATTGAATTACGGTGTCAGTTTTCCCATGTTCGCCAAAGTGGACGTCAAGGGGCCGAATGCCCATCCGCTGTTTCGCTATCTGACCGAACAGGCACCGGGGTTTTGGAACAAGGAGATCAAGTGGAACTTCACCAAATTCCTCGTCGATCGGGACGGAAAGGTTTTCAAACGGTATGCGCCGACAACCCCTCCCCGCAACATTGAAAAGGACATCGAAAAACTGCTTTGA
- a CDS encoding Cof-type HAD-IIB family hydrolase → MKLTAIDLDGTLLGTDGTIHRTNAEAILEAQARGITVVIATGRSLSDAKRLLKAAGLSCPVIAVNGAVVEWEGECIRNVFLSKPLVESVWDLLKNSDIYYQIYTQQGIFASREGQRRLAEESALIEQAAAGSVSQVALWHMSQLQLRQQGLMELPDESLLPDWRVHKFLCFSTSERKLTSIRKWTRQFGELIAFSSGAGSLEITSRKSQKGIALRWLAERLGIPMEETAAIGDSENDWSMLTAAGLGIAMGNADPAIRQVCRHTTLTNDQNGVAHAFHTWIFPQIR, encoded by the coding sequence TTGAAATTAACAGCCATCGATCTGGACGGCACTTTACTCGGCACGGATGGCACCATCCATCGGACGAATGCCGAAGCGATCCTGGAAGCCCAGGCGCGCGGCATTACGGTCGTGATCGCTACCGGACGTTCCCTCTCTGATGCCAAACGATTGCTCAAGGCGGCGGGATTGTCCTGTCCGGTCATCGCCGTCAACGGGGCCGTAGTCGAGTGGGAAGGCGAATGTATCCGCAACGTCTTCCTTTCCAAACCACTGGTGGAGTCCGTATGGGATCTGCTGAAAAACTCGGACATTTACTACCAAATCTACACCCAACAAGGGATTTTCGCTTCACGGGAAGGGCAACGCCGTCTGGCGGAGGAATCGGCCCTCATCGAACAGGCTGCCGCCGGTTCGGTGTCACAGGTCGCCCTTTGGCACATGTCCCAACTCCAACTCCGCCAACAGGGCCTGATGGAACTGCCCGACGAATCATTGCTGCCGGACTGGCGTGTTCACAAATTCTTGTGTTTTTCCACATCGGAGAGAAAGCTGACAAGCATCCGGAAATGGACCCGTCAGTTTGGGGAGTTGATCGCATTCTCTTCCGGTGCGGGTTCATTGGAAATCACCTCCCGCAAGTCACAAAAGGGAATTGCACTCCGTTGGCTGGCCGAACGTTTGGGAATACCGATGGAGGAAACCGCCGCCATCGGTGACAGCGAAAACGACTGGTCCATGCTGACCGCCGCCGGACTGGGCATCGCCATGGGTAACGCCGATCCGGCCATCCGGCAGGTGTGTCGTCACACCACCCTCACCAACGACCAGAACGGAGTGGCACACGCATTCCACACGTGGATTTTTCCGCAAATACGCTAG
- a CDS encoding antibiotic biosynthesis monooxygenase family protein — MTIHSCNGNFPTKGGFALAIAPTPQPPYYAVIFTSLRSDQDAEAYAQMAERMVQLAKQQPGFLGVESVRDAEGFGITVSYWDSPESIRRWKAHAAHKIAQEKGKNGWYEQFFTRVCLVERDYRWERNPDG, encoded by the coding sequence ATGACGATCCATTCCTGCAACGGCAATTTCCCGACAAAAGGAGGATTCGCCTTGGCCATTGCCCCCACCCCGCAACCGCCGTACTATGCCGTGATTTTCACTTCCCTGCGATCCGATCAGGATGCTGAAGCCTATGCGCAAATGGCCGAACGTATGGTGCAACTGGCCAAACAGCAACCCGGATTTTTGGGGGTCGAGAGTGTTAGAGACGCTGAAGGCTTCGGCATCACCGTATCCTATTGGGATTCCCCCGAGTCGATCCGCCGCTGGAAAGCGCACGCCGCACACAAAATCGCTCAGGAAAAAGGGAAAAACGGCTGGTATGAACAGTTCTTCACCCGCGTGTGCTTGGTCGAGCGGGATTACCGATGGGAGCGCAACCCGGATGGATAA